TAAACAGCTTCATGCGTTAACTTACCTGAATATGGGCAAAACTTATATCCGCCAAAACAAGCTTGGCAAAGCGAAACAATTTACTGAAAAGGCTTTAAAGAAATTTAAGCGCATGGACGATACTCTTAACATGGCCGAAGCCTATCATATTTTCGGTTTAATTTATGGCGAAAATGGAAATTTCACCGCCTCTGAAAAGTTTTTTGTGGCCAGCATCGGTATAAACGAGAAAATGGAATATCAAGAAGGTTTGGCCGAAACCTATATGTCTTACGGCAATTTGTGCAGTTCACATCAAAATAATGAGCGAGCCAAAAATTGTTATGAGAAGGCGTTAAAAGCTTATAGCAATCTTGAATTGACTGGCAAAGTGGAAGAATTATCTAAGATAATTGATGAACTCTCGTCGGATTCGAAAAAAGAGGTGAAGATAGTAAAAATGGTTAAAAAAAAAGTAACCCATGTAAAAAACACTTCCACTGTTCATCATAGTTAGGAGATTTGCAAATGGTATGTCATAGATGCGGGAGTCCATATAAATCGGAAGACAGGTTTTGTGGCTTTTGCGGCTATAACCTATCTGTGACCAATAGTAGCAACTTTGTGACCATGCACGCGATCCATGCCAAGGATATTCAATATGATCTTGGCTTACTCTATTTCAAAGAAGGGAAATACCAGGAGGCTCTTGAAATTTTTGAGAAGATTCAAAAGGAAACACCCGACAATTTGCAGGTGATCAATATGTATGAGCGCACGCGTGAAGCTTTAAATGGCAGTGATCTTAATCCATAAGGAAATGTGGAATGACCCAAAAGATCTGCCCCTCATGTCAGCAAGAAAATGCTTTTCAAAACAATTTTTGCAACCAATGTGGTTCAAAACTCATAGGTCTTAGCGAGTATCAGGCACGATTGTGTATACTTTATGGCGAACCCATGGGAGCGGTTTTCTTGCTCCGAAAAGGCCGAACTACTATTGGTCACGACAGCGGAAATCTCATCGTTCTTGGAGACGAGCTGGTTTCGAATAAACATGCAGTAATTTTATACGATGAAGGCAGCTATTGGATTGAAGACCGTGCAAGCAAAAATGGTGTTCATGTCAATGGTGAGAAAGTCACAGAACAGGAACCCTTAGTTGACGGCAGTGTCGTAAAGTTGGGCTCAACTATCCTAAAGTTTGAGCATAATAATGGTTCAGGCTCGGAAATTTAATCAGGAAAGTTACTCTCAAATGAATCTACGTAAAATTTGTTTCTCCATAATTTTTTTAAGCGCGCTCGTTCTGGGCTCCATTCTATTTTTTACCAGTCAAAATTTGACGGCTAAAAATGCCTCGATCAGCACAAAGCCCAATTACGGCGGCGCTTTAGTCGTTGGCATAACGGGTGATGTAGACTCTTTCAATCCTCTCTTTAGCGAATCTTCTGCCGCCCAGGAAATTACCCATCTAATGCTTTTGGGTCTTGCCGATCTCAACGATCAATCGGAGTTCGTACCGGAACTGGCTTCCTCGTGGGAGCACTCCAAGGATTATCTAGAACTCACTTATCATTTGCGCAAAGATGCCGTTTGGTCCGATGGCGTTCCGATCACAGCGGAGGATGTTAAGTTCACCTATGACCTGGTGATGGACAGCACGGTGGCCAGCCCGCGGCAGGGGATCACCGAATATATAAAGAAGGTTGAAGTCAAAAATCCGCATACGGTCACGTTTCATTTTACCAAAGCATATCCCGATCAAATTTTCGACACCGCTGGAGAAATTCTACCCAAGCACGTGCTGGAAAATGCCGACCGCAGCACGCTTCGAAGTCACAAATTCGGCCGCAATCCCATTTCATCGGGGCCGTTCATTTTTAAAAAATGGGTAAGCCAGCAATATATTGAATTGGCGCCAAATGAAAATTATTTTGGCGGTAGACCTTATTTGGATCGCGTGATTTTCAAAATTGTACCGGATCAAACGAATCTGTTATTGCAGCTTCGAACCGGCGAAGTCGACATGATGATTAACACTCCACCTGCTGAAGTCAACCGACTTAAATCGGCCAATCCAAATGTCAGCATATACCCGGTCTC
This genomic interval from candidate division KSB1 bacterium contains the following:
- a CDS encoding peptide-binding protein, yielding MNLRKICFSIIFLSALVLGSILFFTSQNLTAKNASISTKPNYGGALVVGITGDVDSFNPLFSESSAAQEITHLMLLGLADLNDQSEFVPELASSWEHSKDYLELTYHLRKDAVWSDGVPITAEDVKFTYDLVMDSTVASPRQGITEYIKKVEVKNPHTVTFHFTKAYPDQIFDTAGEILPKHVLENADRSTLRSHKFGRNPISSGPFIFKKWVSQQYIELAPNENYFGGRPYLDRVIFKIVPDQTNLLLQLRTGEVDMMINTPPAEVNRLKSANPNVSIYPVSGRVYYYIGYNHQNPLFSEVKVRQALTMAINRQGIIDAFLYGFGKPCLGPLPPMLKWIATDNVEKFPYSFEKSKQILAEAGWQDSDGDGWLDKDGQKFEFSLKTNAGNQLRADVSVILQDQLRKVGIKVNIETIEWTTMMGQLRSKKFEAYMGGWSTSFNVDPTPIFHSSSDKMFNFVSYSNPKVDRLIETGREEMDRPKAAGIWKETQRLIYEDQPYTFLFWIDKIVAVNKKFQNVTPIALSALYNLEKWYQVATN
- a CDS encoding FHA domain-containing protein, coding for MTQKICPSCQQENAFQNNFCNQCGSKLIGLSEYQARLCILYGEPMGAVFLLRKGRTTIGHDSGNLIVLGDELVSNKHAVILYDEGSYWIEDRASKNGVHVNGEKVTEQEPLVDGSVVKLGSTILKFEHNNGSGSEI
- a CDS encoding tetratricopeptide repeat protein, whose protein sequence is MVCHRCGSPYKSEDRFCGFCGYNLSVTNSSNFVTMHAIHAKDIQYDLGLLYFKEGKYQEALEIFEKIQKETPDNLQVINMYERTREALNGSDLNP